One bacterium genomic region harbors:
- a CDS encoding response regulator: protein MQITSADPSTSTRILVIDDEKGVREGCRRVLQDDQVAVDIAEDAFAGLDLLKQTDYDLVYVDVKMPGMDGLEFLSAAHELPVESVFVVITAFATLDMAVEATKRGAYDFVAKPFTPDELITMTRRALERARLVRERNRLYEERDRRLLELATEKGRLRSIVEAMRDGVIVTNREGQVVLHNAAAAAFTGCRAPEGGPTPLADCGYPPDLVALIEEASGQPEVELRSREISVGPEAHEVVEASAAPVTDAEERCLGVVTVLHDVSELKKVELVKAQFINMVAHELRAPLAAVDSQVQAILQGYVKDVQKQFELLDRSHARLRALLELVNDLLVISRSDAGTTVREIRALDLGAIAREVGALMEEAAREHGVTISVEVQEPMPPIEADAQEMSAIFSNLISNAIKYNRPQGKVAVRVLAEPPYAVIEVSDTGVGISEEGLRRIFDEFYREKTDATRMVVGTGLGLAIVRRIISSYHGDIRVESQLGVRSVFTVRLPLTQATGGTH from the coding sequence TTGCAGATCACCAGCGCCGACCCCAGCACCTCCACACGTATCCTCGTCATTGATGATGAGAAGGGCGTGCGCGAGGGTTGCCGCCGCGTGCTGCAGGATGACCAGGTCGCGGTGGACATCGCCGAGGATGCCTTCGCCGGCCTGGACCTGCTCAAGCAGACCGATTATGACCTCGTCTACGTGGATGTGAAGATGCCCGGCATGGACGGTCTGGAGTTCCTGTCCGCCGCCCACGAGTTGCCGGTCGAGAGCGTCTTCGTCGTCATCACGGCTTTCGCCACCCTCGACATGGCCGTCGAGGCCACCAAGCGCGGCGCCTACGACTTCGTCGCCAAGCCCTTCACTCCCGATGAACTGATCACGATGACGCGCCGGGCCCTCGAACGCGCCCGGCTCGTGCGGGAGCGCAACCGCCTGTACGAGGAGCGGGACCGGCGGCTGCTCGAACTGGCGACCGAGAAGGGTCGCCTGCGCTCCATCGTCGAGGCCATGCGGGACGGGGTCATCGTCACCAACCGCGAGGGGCAAGTCGTACTGCACAATGCCGCGGCGGCCGCCTTCACCGGCTGCCGCGCGCCGGAGGGCGGCCCGACGCCCCTGGCCGATTGCGGCTACCCGCCCGACCTGGTGGCGCTGATCGAGGAGGCCAGCGGCCAGCCCGAGGTGGAGTTGCGGAGCCGCGAGATCTCAGTGGGGCCGGAGGCGCACGAGGTGGTGGAGGCCTCGGCGGCGCCGGTGACCGACGCCGAGGAGCGCTGCCTGGGCGTCGTCACTGTGCTGCACGATGTCAGCGAGCTCAAGAAGGTCGAGCTGGTCAAGGCCCAGTTCATCAACATGGTGGCCCACGAGCTACGCGCGCCGCTGGCCGCCGTGGACTCACAGGTCCAGGCCATCCTCCAGGGCTACGTCAAGGACGTCCAGAAGCAGTTCGAGCTGCTCGACCGGTCGCACGCGCGCCTGCGGGCGCTGCTGGAGCTGGTGAACGATCTGCTGGTCATCTCGCGCTCGGACGCCGGCACGACCGTCCGGGAGATTCGGGCGCTGGACCTGGGCGCCATCGCCCGTGAGGTCGGCGCGCTCATGGAGGAAGCGGCCCGCGAGCACGGCGTGACGATCTCGGTCGAGGTGCAGGAGCCCATGCCGCCGATCGAGGCCGATGCCCAGGAGATGAGCGCCATCTTCAGCAACCTGATCAGCAACGCCATCAAGTATAACCGGCCGCAGGGCAAGGTGGCGGTGCGGGTGCTGGCGGAGCCGCCGTATGCGGTCATTGAGGTGTCCGACACGGGGGTGGGCATCTCCGAGGAAGGTCTGCGGCGCATTTTCGACGAGTTCTACCGTGAGAAGACGGACGCCACGCGCATGGTGGTCGGCACGGGGCTGGGCCTGGCCATTGTGCGCCGCATCATAAGCAGCTATCATGGCGACATCCGCGTCGAGAGCCAACTCGGTGTGCGCAGCGTGTTCACCGTGCGGCTACCCCTGACCCAGGCCACCGGGGGCACGCACTAG
- a CDS encoding histidine kinase, producing MASIIQTIGDRCKRCYHCVRHCPAKAIKVVEGQATVVEERCLACGNCFRVCAQQAKQIESGIEDTRAVLAEGGEVVAALAPSFPAAFSPARPGQVVSALRRLGFTRVVEVAFGADLVARRYRKLMATQNGTPMLTSPCPALVAYVEKFAPALVPDLAPLVSPMVALGRALKQKHWPEARIVFIGPCTAKKSEIRDPDVAGAIEVALTFDELRAMLEEAEVDLTAEPDSDFDPPRAMLGRVFPVSGGLLRTAAVQQDVLDNRILVTDGMLRVQRLIEDLQKGEIHAGIVDVLMCEGCINGPVMGGQAGEFARKELVSDYVTRGEALSPEEAEAFLAQYDDVDLTREYTAPPIVAPMPSEEEIKEALASINKFSEADELNCMACGYSTCREKAIAVCQGLAEAQMCLPYLIDETQKSLEELTRSHAALASTQERLVQAEKLAAIGQLAAGVAHQVNNPLSTVLLYSHLILRQLDPTDPRREDLQVIADEAARCRSIMVALLSFARQNRLKLTSFDLNQLLDSVLTTGAPKMGEVEVVREFAADLPDMLADVDQLTQVFQNVVDNACEAMDRAGTLTVATARRGEDMLAVSFADTGPGLDEDVIPHVFDPFFTTKPPGQGTGLGLAIARGIVKLHHGDITIANRPGGGAVVTVTLPVHTPIEGDQPETIGEPAAS from the coding sequence ATGGCCAGCATCATCCAGACCATCGGCGACCGCTGCAAGCGTTGCTACCACTGCGTGCGGCACTGTCCGGCCAAGGCCATCAAGGTCGTGGAGGGGCAGGCCACGGTCGTGGAGGAGCGCTGCCTCGCCTGCGGCAACTGCTTCCGCGTGTGCGCCCAGCAGGCCAAGCAGATCGAGAGCGGCATCGAGGACACCCGCGCGGTGCTGGCGGAGGGTGGCGAGGTGGTGGCCGCGCTGGCGCCGTCCTTCCCGGCGGCCTTCAGCCCCGCACGCCCGGGCCAGGTGGTCAGCGCGCTGCGCCGTCTGGGCTTCACGCGGGTCGTCGAGGTGGCCTTCGGGGCCGACCTCGTGGCCCGCCGTTACCGGAAGCTCATGGCGACCCAGAACGGTACGCCGATGCTCACCAGCCCCTGTCCGGCGCTGGTCGCGTATGTGGAGAAGTTCGCGCCGGCGCTGGTGCCCGACCTGGCGCCGCTGGTGTCACCCATGGTCGCGCTGGGCCGTGCCCTCAAGCAGAAGCACTGGCCGGAGGCGCGGATCGTGTTCATCGGCCCCTGCACGGCCAAGAAGAGCGAGATCCGCGACCCGGATGTCGCCGGCGCGATTGAGGTCGCCCTGACGTTCGACGAGCTGCGCGCGATGCTGGAGGAGGCGGAGGTAGACCTGACCGCCGAGCCCGACAGCGATTTCGACCCCCCGCGGGCCATGCTCGGCCGCGTGTTCCCCGTGTCCGGTGGGTTGCTCCGCACCGCCGCCGTGCAGCAGGATGTCCTCGACAACCGCATCCTGGTCACCGACGGCATGTTGCGGGTGCAGCGGCTGATCGAGGACCTCCAGAAGGGCGAGATCCATGCCGGCATCGTGGATGTGCTGATGTGCGAGGGGTGCATCAACGGCCCGGTGATGGGCGGCCAGGCGGGGGAGTTCGCCCGCAAGGAGCTAGTCAGCGACTACGTCACGCGCGGCGAGGCGCTCAGCCCCGAGGAGGCGGAGGCCTTCCTGGCGCAGTATGACGACGTGGACCTCACGCGTGAGTACACCGCGCCACCGATCGTCGCGCCCATGCCGTCGGAGGAGGAGATCAAGGAGGCCCTGGCCAGCATCAACAAGTTCAGCGAGGCCGACGAGCTGAACTGCATGGCCTGCGGGTACTCCACCTGCCGCGAGAAAGCGATCGCCGTCTGCCAGGGACTCGCCGAGGCCCAGATGTGCCTGCCGTACCTGATTGACGAGACGCAGAAGTCGCTGGAAGAGCTGACGCGCTCCCATGCGGCTCTGGCCAGCACGCAGGAGCGCCTGGTGCAGGCGGAGAAGCTGGCCGCCATCGGGCAGCTCGCGGCCGGGGTGGCCCACCAAGTCAACAACCCGCTGTCCACGGTGCTGCTCTATAGCCATCTCATCTTGCGGCAACTGGACCCGACCGATCCGCGCCGCGAGGACCTGCAGGTCATCGCCGACGAGGCGGCCCGCTGCCGCAGCATCATGGTCGCCCTGCTCAGTTTCGCCCGTCAGAACCGCCTCAAGCTCACCAGCTTCGACCTCAACCAGCTCCTGGACTCGGTCCTGACCACGGGGGCCCCGAAGATGGGCGAGGTTGAAGTCGTTCGCGAGTTCGCCGCGGACCTGCCCGACATGCTCGCCGATGTGGACCAGTTGACGCAGGTGTTCCAGAACGTCGTGGACAACGCTTGCGAGGCGATGGACCGGGCGGGGACGCTGACGGTCGCCACGGCCCGGCGCGGCGAGGACATGCTGGCGGTGAGCTTCGCCGACACCGGCCCCGGCCTGGACGAGGACGTGATCCCCCACGTCTTCGACCCGTTCTTCACCACCAAGCCACCGGGGCAGGGCACAGGCCTGGGGCTCGCCATCGCCCGGGGGATCGTCAAGCTGCACCATGGTGACATCACCATCGCCAACCGTCCCGGAGGGGGCGCGGTGGTGACGGTGACGCTGCCGGTGCACACGCCCATCGAGGGCGATCAGCCTGAAACGATCGGGGAGCCCGCGGCGAGCTGA
- a CDS encoding HAMP domain-containing histidine kinase encodes MIRLRWLAAVGIVLAAAVASGPLGYPVPLVKLVLLGVAVAAYNAVLAAVARHLRRSGVGNGRAARCLANAQISLDLIAVAVLIHLAGGLDNPFALYLVFHMIIASILLPPDHAYAQAALASTLYAAVVFGEHYRLLPHVPIFAGRGLLGGLDTAAHVGVMTSALFIAVFLTVTVSQKLRQRERELAEALDEVEHHAASCDLARDDLQRTQEMQLQYMRKVSHELRAPLASINMTLRAIRDGRAGDVPDKVRELTARAEARTETLLDTVGDLLTLSRMRQAPLQEPFAPVALSHLVGQAVDALTDSAEQRGVALDVQVEPGLPPLHGQPEGLRTALENLLGNAIKYTPAGGRVTLSAVPDDDRRRVLVRIADTGIGIAAADLPRVFDEFFRTEAARALQVHGSGLGLAIVKAVVTAHGGEIAVASEVGQGTTFTVALPVAPAAAGAEADAVEGTSAP; translated from the coding sequence TTGATACGACTTCGATGGCTGGCGGCGGTCGGCATCGTGCTGGCCGCCGCTGTGGCTTCCGGCCCTCTGGGCTACCCCGTGCCGCTGGTCAAGCTGGTGCTGCTCGGCGTGGCTGTGGCGGCGTACAACGCCGTGCTGGCGGCTGTCGCGCGCCATCTGCGTCGGTCGGGGGTGGGCAACGGCCGGGCCGCCCGGTGCCTGGCCAACGCGCAGATCTCCCTGGACCTCATCGCCGTGGCGGTGCTCATCCACCTCGCCGGCGGCCTGGACAACCCCTTCGCCCTCTACCTCGTCTTCCACATGATCATCGCCAGCATTCTGCTCCCCCCGGACCATGCCTACGCGCAGGCCGCCCTGGCCTCCACGCTGTACGCGGCAGTGGTGTTCGGCGAGCACTACCGACTGCTGCCGCATGTGCCGATCTTCGCCGGGAGAGGGCTGCTGGGGGGTCTCGATACGGCAGCCCACGTCGGGGTCATGACCTCCGCGCTCTTCATCGCGGTGTTCCTTACCGTCACCGTCAGCCAGAAGCTGCGGCAGCGCGAACGGGAACTGGCCGAGGCGCTGGACGAGGTGGAGCATCACGCCGCGTCGTGCGACCTGGCCCGCGACGACCTGCAGCGCACCCAGGAGATGCAACTGCAGTACATGCGGAAGGTGTCGCACGAGCTACGCGCCCCGCTCGCCAGCATCAACATGACGCTGCGCGCGATCCGGGATGGCCGGGCCGGCGACGTCCCCGACAAGGTGCGCGAACTGACCGCGCGGGCAGAGGCGCGAACCGAGACACTGCTGGACACCGTGGGCGACCTCCTGACCCTCAGCCGCATGCGTCAGGCACCGCTGCAGGAGCCCTTTGCGCCGGTGGCGCTCAGCCATCTGGTAGGCCAGGCCGTGGACGCGCTGACCGACTCAGCCGAACAGCGCGGTGTGGCGCTGGACGTGCAGGTAGAGCCGGGCCTGCCGCCTCTGCACGGACAGCCTGAGGGGCTGCGGACCGCGCTGGAGAACCTGCTGGGCAATGCGATCAAGTACACGCCGGCCGGCGGCCGCGTCACACTCAGTGCCGTCCCCGATGACGACCGCCGCCGTGTGCTGGTGCGCATCGCCGACACCGGCATCGGCATCGCCGCGGCCGACCTGCCGCGGGTGTTTGACGAGTTCTTCCGCACCGAGGCCGCCCGCGCTCTGCAGGTGCACGGGTCGGGCCTCGGGCTGGCCATCGTCAAGGCCGTCGTCACAGCACACGGTGGGGAGATAGCAGTGGCCAGCGAGGTCGGCCAGGGGACGACCTTCACCGTGGCGCTCCCGGTGGCGCCCGCGGCAGCAGGGGCCGAGGCCGACGCCGTTGAGGGAACGTCCGCCCCGTAG